The following coding sequences lie in one Lolium perenne isolate Kyuss_39 chromosome 2, Kyuss_2.0, whole genome shotgun sequence genomic window:
- the LOC139835491 gene encoding putative F-box/FBD/LRR-repeat protein At3g49030 translates to MEHSDAAKRLKLPDGSDEEDRLSALPDDILIDVLAKLRRATAVAARTSVLSRRWRGLWAFLPELLFPVGTEPHHIRSALTAHEAPAIRSLSVHLRDADPESVATWKWGVVELPCIERATAIWLMLGHFDLNLPPSGVFGRLTDLRLVAFRLHGPCRLGDMVSSP, encoded by the coding sequence ATGGAGCACAGCGATGCGGCCAAGCGACTGAAGCTCCCcgacggcagcgacgaggaggaccgCCTCAGCGCGCTGCCGGACGACATTCTCATCGACGTCCTCGCCAAGCTCCGCAGGGCCACCGCCGTCGCTGCTCGGACCAGCGTCCTCTCCCGCCGCTGGCGTGGCCTCTGGGCGTTCCTTCCGGAGCTCCTTTTTCCCGTCGGCACCGAGCCGCACCACATACGGTCCGCCCTCACAGCGCACGAAGCGCCGGCCATCCGCTCCCTCTCCGTCCACCTCCGGGACGCCGATCCGGAGTCGGTGGCGACCTGGAAATGGGGAGTTGTTGAGCTGCCTTGCATTGAGAGAGCCACCGCGATCTGGCTCATGCTAGGTCATTTTGACCTCAATCTTCCGCCTTCCGGCGTGTTTGGCAGGCTCACCGATCTCCGTCTCGTAGCCTTTAGGCTGCATGGTCCGTGCAGGCTCGGTGATATGGTCTCCTCGCCGTGA
- the LOC127322813 gene encoding uncharacterized protein, with protein MDNVGLHNPSGGIVNIRSESLLQIELTDFALKQLTIVAPALKLLKERCYMDFDVNSSEPAAKISAPQLISLEWNYYCGPRSVQFDKMANLSFLYAGRLPAHPFNLYLPHNPTGLLHCFEHIVCLYFTLVYRKDIANHPYLIEEMPRLPHVMLLSLNVEAKGHSFGASLFHVLRMCTNVRKLALAFDVSTEQLEEETGCPSGCVCDQPPNWKTEELQLSCLWNIEITGWRGAEKEVAFVERLFSWATALKEVRVTFHQSITGSIAEDLCQTLLSFSRPETCTEFRTHGGLFKKVVGSSLCLALAGSLSLGIIWLHSTL; from the exons ATGGACAATGTGGGCCTACACAACCCCAGTGGTGGCATTGTCAACATTCGCTCGGAGTCTCTCCTCCAAATAGAGCTCACGGATTTTGCCTTGAAGCAGCTCACTATAGTGGCACCAGCACTCAAGCTCCTAAAAGAACGCTGCTACATGGATTTTGATGTGAATTCCAGCGAGCCAGCTGCCAAAATCTCAGCCCCTCAGCTCATTTCGCTCGAGTGGAATTATTATTGTGGTCCAAGATCCGTCCAGTTTGATAAGATGGCGAATCTCTCTTTTCTCTACGCTGGCCGTCTTCCTGCGCATCCATTTAATTTGTATTTACCACATAATCCCACTGGGCTTTTGCACTGCTTTGAGCACATCGTCTGTCTTTACTTCACGCTTGTCTATCGGAAg GACATTGCCAACCACCCATACCTGATAGAAGAAATGCCAAGGCTCCCTCATGTTATGTTATTATCCCTGAATGTGGAGGCAAAGGGACATTCCTTTGGAGCTAGTTTATTCCATGTTCTCAGGATGTGTACTAATGTAAGAAAGCTGGCTCTTGCATTTGACGTCAGTACTGAGCAACTGGAG GAAGAAACTGGATGCCCATCAGGTTGCGTATGTGATCAGCCACCAAACTGGAAAACCGAGGAACTCCAGCTGAGTTGCCTCTGGAACATAGAAATTACAGGCTGGAGAGGAGCTGAAAAGGAAGTTGCTTTTGTGGAGCGGTTATTCAGTTGGGCAACAGCGCTGAAAGAAGTGAGAGTAACTTTCCATCAGTCAATCACTGGAAGCATCGCCGAGGATCTCTGTCAGACATTACTAAGCTTCTCTAGGCCAGAAACATGTACGGAATTTCGCACGCACGGTGGTTTGTTCAAGAAGGTTGTGGGCAGCAGCCTGTGCCTTGCACTAGCTGGCAGTCTCTCTCTTGGTATCATCTGGTTGCACTCTACTCTGTAG
- the LOC127322852 gene encoding mitochondrial import inner membrane translocase subunit TIM17-2 — protein sequence MGTPETSREPCPDRILDDVGGAFGMGAVGGSVFHFLKGTYNSPNGERLLGGAQAVRMNAPRVGGSFAVWGGLFSAFDCTMVFARQKEDPWNSIIAGAATGGFLSMRQGAAAAGRSALMGGCLLALIEGAGLMLNRVLAVPPPLPADDPAAAIGGFQGFPGLPQPAVIAPEVGTSSDGGSWFGSLFGRKKEEEKKPTSGEMLESFETPSPPIPSFDYK from the coding sequence ATGGGCACGCCGGAGACCTCGCGGGAGCCGTGCCCGGACCGCATCCTGGACGACGTGGGCGGCGCCTTCGGGATGGGCGCGGTGGGCGGCTCCGTCTTCCACTTCCTCAAGGGCACCTACAACTCCCCCAACGGCGAGCGCCTCCTCGGCGGCGCCCAGGCCGTGCGCATGAACGCGCCGCGCGTCGGCGGGAGCTTCGCCGTCTGGGGCGGCCTCTTCTCCGCCTTCGACTGCACCATGGTCTTCGCGCGCCAGAAGGAGGACCCCTGGAACTCCATCATCGCCGGCGCCGCCACCGGCGGCTTCCTCTCCATGCGccagggcgccgccgccgccggccgctccGCCCTCATGGGCGGCTGCCTCCTCGCGCTCATCGAGGGCGCCGGACTCATGCTCAACCGCGTCCTCGCCGTGCCCCCGCCGCTCCCCGCCGACGACCCCGCCGCCGCCATCGGCGGGTTCCAAGGCTTCCCGGGCCTGCCCCAGCCCGCCGTCATCGCCCCCGAGGTCGGGACATCCAGCGACGGCGGTAGCTGGTTCGGGAGCCTCTTCGGTCgcaagaaggaggaggagaagaagcccaCCAGTGGTGAGATGTTGGAGAGCTTCGAGACCCCCAGCCCTCCCATCCCATCCTTCGACTACAAGTGA
- the LOC127322851 gene encoding mitochondrial import inner membrane translocase subunit TIM17-1-like: MSSGSFLDRDPCPDRILDDAGGAFGMGLVGGSAFHFLKGLYNSPNGARIVGGMQAARMNAPRLGGSFAVWGTLFSTFDCTTVYVRQKEDPWNSIIAGASTSGLLSLRKGLRSTVGGAIVGAAFLAGIEGAGIVINTFLAKQQNTPPLPADDPNVTIATGLPQAHGSYTDLSGSSSSFPGLPQLPVYPTEVASSSVSGSWFGSLFGKEEKKKASSTRGTSEILESFDTPSPPIPSFDYK; the protein is encoded by the coding sequence ATGTCGTCGGGGTCTTTCTTGGATAGAGATCCATGCCCAGACCGCATCCTCGATGATGCTGGCGGGGCTTTCGGCATGGGTCTTGTAGGTGGTTCTGCCTTCCACTTCCTCAAGGGCCTCTACAACTCGCCCAATGGCGCACGGATTGTTGGCGGTATGCAGGCCGCGCGCATGAACGCCCCACGACTCGGCGGGAGCTTCGCCGTCTGGGGCACCCTCTTCTCCACCTTCGACTGCACCACGGTCTACGTGCGCCAAAAGGAGGACCCCTGGAACTCCATCATTGCTGGTGCCTCAACTAGCGGGCTCCTTTCCTTGCGCAAGGGCCTCAGATCCACTGTTGGAGGTGCCATCGTTGGCGCTGCCTTCCTCGCAGGTATTGAGGGCGCTGGCATCGTAATCAACACCTTCCTTGCCAAGCAGCAGAACACCCCACCGCTCCCTGCCGACGACCCCAATGTTACCATTGCTACAGGCCTACCTCAGGCGCATGGGTCCTATACTGACCTCTCAGGCTCGAGCAGCAGCTTCCCAGGCCTTCCCCAACTACCCGTGTACCCTACTGAGGTTGCAAGCTCGAGTGTTAGCGGTAGCTGGTTTGGCAGTCTATTTGgtaaggaggagaagaagaaggctaGTAGCACTAGGGGCACATCGGAGATATTGGAGAGCTTTGATACGCCCAGCCCTCCAATACCATCGTTCGACTACAAGTGA